Proteins encoded within one genomic window of Candidatus Brevundimonas colombiensis:
- a CDS encoding DUF3829 domain-containing protein yields the protein MALVCAMTMGLAACGQGDGKAGPNGKTESVRAASGDEATQQKFGLYTEAFNKLIDEHWGVPENFGKYEKLNLPTANPSSSIYFPENITTLEQAIAKLKEGRALSGGGKSQRADAAVDKLIPQLEALLGQWKTLDPYFESRAYRDDGLAKAKAAHPALMAAYQSSVAGIGELDAALSEYQRARNAAQIAALTKSGHTAEASLVDAMQKADHFTTAVLEDKPEEADRLLPGLVEATAKVREAEAKMAADAENKSEFSSIADRLDSMVGSWRDYKQSKSDYERESIVSDYNSAIDRMDDVELPS from the coding sequence ATGGCCTTGGTCTGCGCGATGACGATGGGCCTGGCGGCTTGCGGACAGGGCGATGGCAAGGCCGGCCCCAACGGCAAGACCGAATCCGTGAGGGCCGCATCCGGCGACGAGGCCACGCAACAGAAGTTCGGCCTCTACACCGAGGCCTTCAACAAGCTGATCGACGAGCACTGGGGCGTGCCCGAAAACTTCGGCAAATACGAGAAGCTGAACCTGCCGACGGCCAATCCCAGCAGTTCGATCTATTTCCCCGAGAACATCACGACACTGGAACAGGCCATCGCCAAGCTGAAGGAAGGCCGGGCCCTGTCCGGCGGCGGCAAGAGCCAGCGCGCCGACGCGGCGGTGGACAAGCTGATCCCCCAACTCGAGGCCCTGCTGGGGCAATGGAAGACGCTGGACCCCTATTTCGAATCTCGCGCCTATCGCGACGACGGCCTGGCCAAGGCCAAGGCGGCGCACCCCGCCTTGATGGCCGCCTATCAGAGTTCGGTCGCCGGCATCGGCGAACTGGACGCGGCCCTGTCGGAGTATCAGCGCGCCCGCAACGCCGCCCAGATCGCCGCCCTGACCAAGTCGGGCCACACGGCCGAAGCCAGCCTGGTCGACGCCATGCAGAAGGCCGATCACTTCACCACCGCCGTTCTGGAGGACAAGCCGGAAGAGGCCGACCGCCTGCTGCCCGGCCTGGTCGAGGCGACGGCCAAGGTGCGCGAAGCCGAAGCGAAGATGGCGGCCGATGCGGAGAACAAGTCCGAGTTCAGCTCCATCGCCGACCGGCTGGATTCGATGGTCGGCTCGTGGCGCGACTACAAGCAGAGCAAGTCCGACTACGAGCGCGAGAGCATCGTCAGCGATTATAACAGCGCCATCGACCGGATGGACGACGTCGAACTGCCGTCCTGA
- a CDS encoding UbiD family decarboxylase has translation MAYKSLRDFIQQLEADGELVRVSEPVSTVLEMTEIQTRLLRNGGPAVLFEKPVMPDGTISPIPCLANLFGTVKRVAMGVTLEGKARTTTAELREVGELLAFLRNPTPPRGLGDAMEMLPLMQTVMSMRPKTVKKAPVQEVVLKGDRIDLTALPVQSCWPGEPAPLITWGLVVTKGPSDDREDDFNLGIYRMQVLGKDRAIMRWLAHRGGAQHYARHKKAGKREPLPCAVVLGADPGTILAAVTPVPDTLSEYQFAGLMRGAKAELVPCKTVPLMVPAQAEIVLEGHVLLDAFEDEGPYGDHTGYYNSVEKFPVFQVSAITMRRDPIYLTTFTGRPPDEPSVLGEALNEVFIPLLRQQFPEIVDFWLPPEGCSYRIAVVSMKKAYPGHAKRVMLGVWSYLRQFMYTKWVIVVDDDIDARDWKDVMWAISTKMDPARDITVIESTPIDYLDFASPESGLGSKIGLDATDKWEPETKREWGEEIRMDQAVIDRVSDIWDRLGLPGDGKPIWK, from the coding sequence ATGGCCTATAAATCCCTGCGTGACTTCATCCAGCAACTGGAAGCCGACGGCGAGCTGGTGCGGGTGTCCGAGCCGGTCTCGACCGTGCTGGAGATGACCGAGATCCAGACCCGGCTGCTGCGCAACGGCGGCCCGGCGGTCCTGTTCGAAAAGCCGGTCATGCCGGACGGGACCATCAGCCCCATCCCCTGCCTGGCCAATCTGTTCGGCACGGTGAAGCGGGTGGCGATGGGGGTGACGCTGGAGGGCAAGGCGCGCACCACGACGGCGGAGCTGCGCGAAGTCGGCGAACTGCTGGCCTTCCTGAGGAATCCGACACCGCCGCGCGGGCTTGGCGACGCGATGGAAATGCTGCCGCTTATGCAGACCGTCATGTCGATGCGGCCCAAGACGGTGAAGAAGGCGCCGGTGCAGGAGGTGGTGCTGAAGGGGGATCGGATCGACCTGACCGCCCTGCCCGTCCAGTCGTGTTGGCCCGGAGAGCCCGCGCCCCTGATCACCTGGGGTCTGGTGGTGACCAAGGGGCCGTCGGACGACCGCGAGGACGACTTCAACCTGGGCATCTATCGGATGCAGGTGCTGGGCAAGGACAGGGCCATCATGCGCTGGCTGGCGCACCGGGGCGGGGCGCAACACTACGCCCGGCACAAGAAGGCCGGAAAGCGCGAGCCCCTGCCCTGCGCCGTGGTTCTGGGGGCCGATCCGGGCACGATCCTGGCCGCGGTCACGCCGGTGCCGGACACATTGTCGGAATATCAGTTCGCGGGCCTGATGCGGGGCGCCAAGGCCGAACTGGTCCCGTGCAAGACCGTGCCCCTGATGGTGCCGGCCCAGGCCGAGATCGTGCTGGAAGGCCATGTCCTGCTGGACGCGTTCGAGGACGAAGGTCCGTATGGCGACCACACCGGCTATTACAACTCGGTCGAGAAGTTCCCGGTGTTTCAGGTCAGCGCCATCACCATGCGTCGCGACCCCATCTATCTGACCACCTTCACCGGCCGGCCGCCGGACGAGCCCAGCGTGTTGGGCGAGGCGCTGAACGAGGTCTTCATTCCCCTGCTGCGCCAGCAGTTTCCCGAGATCGTCGACTTCTGGCTGCCGCCCGAGGGATGCAGCTATCGGATCGCCGTGGTGTCGATGAAGAAGGCCTATCCGGGCCACGCCAAGCGGGTGATGCTGGGCGTGTGGAGCTATCTGCGCCAGTTCATGTACACCAAATGGGTCATCGTCGTGGATGACGACATCGACGCTCGCGACTGGAAGGACGTCATGTGGGCCATCTCGACCAAGATGGACCCGGCGCGCGACATCACCGTGATCGAGTCGACGCCCATCGACTATCTGGACTTCGCCTCGCCCGAGAGCGGCCTGGGCTCCAAGATCGGCCTGGACGCCACCGACAAGTGGGAGCCCGAGACAAAGCGCGAATGGGGCGAAGAGATCCGCATGGATCAGGCCGTCATCGACCGGGTTTCCGACATATGGGACCGTCTGGGCCTGCCCGGCGACGGCAAACCGATCTGGAAATGA
- a CDS encoding Pr6Pr family membrane protein, with protein sequence MLRRRDRPRLWRATFAVVGWSALVLQYILMVGPMQGWGVVERTVNYFSFFTILTNILVALAFTGPLIDADRRLARWSASEGVRAAVTLYIVVVGVVYHLLIAPHWKPQGLLYGVNLVLHYVMPAAFVLDWLWFTAKGRLRWIDPVKWLTFPLVYGGWTLVHGLTTHWWPYGFVDVDALGLGRVIAIFGGLLAFFLVVGLGLVGLDRVFGRTGRDSGARAA encoded by the coding sequence ATGCTGAGACGCAGGGACCGGCCGCGGCTGTGGCGCGCGACGTTCGCCGTCGTCGGCTGGTCGGCGCTGGTCCTGCAGTACATCCTGATGGTCGGCCCGATGCAGGGTTGGGGCGTGGTCGAGCGGACCGTCAACTATTTCAGCTTCTTCACCATCCTGACCAATATCCTGGTCGCCCTGGCCTTCACCGGCCCGCTGATCGACGCCGACCGGCGGCTGGCCCGGTGGAGCGCCAGCGAGGGGGTGCGGGCGGCGGTCACCCTGTACATCGTGGTGGTCGGGGTGGTGTATCACCTGCTGATCGCGCCGCACTGGAAACCCCAGGGCCTGCTGTACGGGGTCAATCTGGTGCTGCACTACGTCATGCCCGCCGCCTTTGTGCTGGACTGGCTGTGGTTCACGGCCAAGGGACGGCTGCGCTGGATCGACCCGGTGAAATGGCTGACGTTTCCGCTGGTCTATGGCGGATGGACGCTGGTTCACGGCCTGACGACCCATTGGTGGCCCTATGGGTTCGTGGATGTGGACGCGCTGGGGCTGGGCCGGGTGATCGCGATCTTCGGCGGGCTGCTGGCCTTCTTCCTGGTGGTCGGTCTGGGGCTGGTCGGGCTGGATCGAGTGTTCGGCCGCACGGGGCGTGACAGCGGCGCGCGGGCCGCCTAA
- a CDS encoding aldo/keto reductase, with product MAYGDQPTITVDDVEIPLLGFGTWQLEPNDARRMVAEALRIGYRHIDTAWIYQNEKAVGEGIRDSGLARDDFFLTTKIWVEHFDHDGLLRQAQESADSLGTVPDLLLLHWPKTTPSFEETLGALNAAKDAGLTRSIGVSNFPSKEFRQAQALSKARLITDQVEHHPYLGVDRLVATAAELGSSITAWSPLVQGKIADDATISEIGKAHGKTNGQVTLRWLIQNRIIAIPRTSKESRARENFDIFDFELSTEEMQRMNALDRGERLGDWIDPAFQWDKTGA from the coding sequence ATGGCCTATGGCGACCAGCCCACGATCACCGTCGACGACGTCGAAATCCCGCTGCTGGGTTTCGGCACCTGGCAGTTGGAGCCGAACGACGCGCGCCGCATGGTCGCCGAGGCGCTGCGGATCGGATACCGCCACATCGACACGGCCTGGATCTACCAGAACGAAAAGGCGGTCGGCGAAGGCATTCGCGATTCCGGTCTGGCGCGCGACGACTTCTTCCTGACCACCAAGATCTGGGTCGAGCATTTCGACCATGACGGCCTGCTGCGTCAGGCGCAGGAATCGGCGGACAGCCTGGGCACGGTTCCCGACCTGCTGCTGCTGCACTGGCCCAAGACGACGCCGTCGTTCGAGGAGACTCTGGGCGCCTTGAACGCCGCCAAGGACGCGGGACTGACCCGGTCGATCGGCGTGTCGAACTTCCCGTCCAAGGAATTCCGTCAGGCGCAGGCCCTGTCCAAGGCGCGGCTGATCACCGATCAGGTTGAACATCACCCCTATCTGGGCGTCGACCGGCTGGTCGCCACGGCGGCCGAGCTGGGGTCGTCGATCACCGCCTGGTCGCCGCTGGTCCAGGGCAAGATCGCCGACGACGCCACGATCAGCGAGATCGGCAAGGCGCACGGCAAGACCAATGGCCAGGTGACGCTGCGCTGGCTGATCCAGAACCGCATCATCGCCATTCCGCGCACCTCCAAGGAAAGCCGCGCGCGCGAGAACTTCGACATCTTCGACTTCGAACTGTCGACCGAGGAGATGCAGCGGATGAACGCCCTGGATCGGGGCGAGCGCCTCGGCGACTGGATCGATCCGGCGTTCCAGTGGGACAAGACGGGCGCCTGA
- a CDS encoding alpha/beta hydrolase produces MTFGVEDRIIEAGDGWPLAATLFRPDDARMAVLVSAGTGFPRGFYGRFARWMAERGAVVLTYDYRGIGGSRPDDLAAMQMDYPDWGRLDMPAALQALKAAAPGLPVFHVGHSVGGHFVGFMPNQADIDRHAFVSVGTGWWGGHHRTYNPFELMFWLVLGPHDLRRHGYIRSGKLWRGTDLPRGVFQTWKRWCLKPSYFLKELAEGALEPQQFDKVKAPIRSWIFSDDPIATPGTGARLLTAYGAAPAEILSRAPRDYGVKRIGHEGAFRKGMEPLWTEILQWFEAGLSAHRSSA; encoded by the coding sequence GTGACGTTTGGGGTCGAGGATCGGATCATCGAGGCGGGCGACGGCTGGCCGCTGGCGGCGACGCTGTTCCGCCCCGACGACGCGCGGATGGCGGTGCTGGTGTCGGCGGGGACCGGGTTCCCGCGCGGTTTCTATGGCCGGTTCGCGCGCTGGATGGCCGAGCGGGGCGCGGTGGTCCTGACCTATGACTATCGCGGCATCGGCGGGTCGCGGCCCGACGATCTGGCGGCGATGCAGATGGATTACCCCGACTGGGGGCGGCTGGACATGCCCGCCGCGCTGCAGGCGCTGAAGGCGGCCGCGCCCGGCCTGCCGGTCTTTCACGTCGGGCACAGCGTCGGGGGCCATTTCGTCGGCTTCATGCCCAATCAGGCCGACATCGACCGCCACGCCTTCGTCTCGGTCGGAACCGGCTGGTGGGGCGGGCATCACCGGACCTACAACCCGTTCGAGCTGATGTTCTGGCTGGTGCTGGGTCCGCATGATCTGCGCAGACACGGCTATATCCGCAGCGGCAAACTGTGGCGCGGGACCGACCTGCCGCGCGGAGTGTTTCAGACGTGGAAGCGGTGGTGCCTGAAGCCGAGCTATTTCCTGAAGGAACTGGCCGAAGGCGCGCTGGAGCCGCAGCAGTTCGACAAGGTGAAGGCGCCGATCCGATCGTGGATCTTCAGCGACGATCCCATCGCCACGCCGGGTACGGGGGCGCGCCTGCTGACCGCCTATGGCGCCGCGCCCGCCGAAATCCTCAGCCGCGCGCCCCGCGACTATGGCGTCAAACGCATCGGTCACGAGGGGGCGTTCAGAAAGGGGATGGAGCCTCTGTGGACGGAAATCCTGCAATGGTTCGAGGCGGGCCTTTCGGCGCACCGGTCGAGCGCCTAA
- a CDS encoding MmcQ/YjbR family DNA-binding protein gives MTREEVRALVLSFPGAEDGLSYREPSFKVRGRFFTWMRPALDDSIVVHLDNLDERDLLIEMDPTTFHFTDHYRDHAIVLARIATVDPVWLKAALEKRWRRVAPRALTKAVETGLT, from the coding sequence ATGACCCGCGAAGAGGTCCGCGCCCTTGTGCTGTCGTTTCCGGGCGCGGAGGACGGCCTGTCCTATCGCGAGCCGTCGTTCAAGGTCAGGGGCAGGTTCTTCACCTGGATGCGGCCCGCTCTGGACGACAGCATCGTGGTTCATCTGGATAATCTGGACGAACGCGACCTGTTGATCGAGATGGATCCGACCACCTTTCACTTCACCGACCACTATCGCGACCACGCCATCGTACTGGCGCGGATCGCCACGGTAGACCCCGTCTGGCTGAAGGCGGCGCTGGAGAAGCGCTGGCGCAGGGTCGCCCCCAGGGCCCTGACAAAGGCCGTCGAGACAGGCTTGACCTGA
- a CDS encoding SPFH domain-containing protein, producing MGQMAIYVPILMALAVLIGAAVLGRFRRVRVNSWERTAVYVDGAFDRLLAPGVHRLWTGQGRLTLAPVTLDQQVRSVRADVLSAERMPLRLTASVLFRIENAELSLREPVEPRLDLAVQSALIRLAAETPLETLLAQAPETADALGARAGETVGAARIERVEIAAVTLPPEVRRLLSDVERARLDGLAALERARSEQAALRALANAARLLKDNPELAQLRLLQTAENAKAATIVIGDAPRP from the coding sequence ATGGGCCAGATGGCGATCTATGTCCCGATCCTGATGGCCCTCGCGGTCCTGATCGGCGCGGCCGTGCTGGGCCGTTTTCGGCGCGTGCGGGTCAACAGCTGGGAGCGGACGGCGGTCTATGTGGACGGGGCGTTCGACCGTCTGCTGGCGCCGGGGGTGCATCGGCTGTGGACAGGCCAGGGCCGGCTGACGCTGGCGCCCGTCACCCTGGACCAGCAGGTGCGGTCGGTGCGGGCCGATGTCCTGTCCGCTGAGCGGATGCCGCTGCGCCTGACCGCCTCGGTCCTGTTCCGCATCGAGAACGCCGAGCTTTCGCTGCGCGAGCCGGTCGAGCCGCGCCTCGATCTGGCGGTCCAGTCGGCCCTGATCCGTCTGGCGGCCGAGACGCCGCTGGAGACCCTGCTGGCCCAGGCGCCGGAGACGGCGGACGCCCTGGGCGCGCGGGCGGGCGAGACGGTGGGCGCCGCACGGATCGAGCGGGTCGAGATCGCCGCCGTCACCCTGCCCCCCGAGGTTCGACGCCTGCTGAGCGATGTCGAGCGGGCGCGGCTGGACGGGCTGGCGGCGCTGGAACGCGCCCGCAGCGAACAGGCCGCCCTGCGCGCCCTGGCCAATGCGGCGCGTCTGCTGAAGGACAATCCCGAACTGGCACAGCTGCGGTTGTTGCAGACAGCCGAAAACGCCAAGGCCGCGACCATCGTCATCGGCGACGCCCCCCGTCCATGA
- a CDS encoding gamma-glutamyltransferase family protein, producing MRRRTFLSALPVGVLAANTAQAQQPSATPVSPSPVPPSPAQPADPYAGIGIGDRISGPKFMGRSTVWGANGAAATAHPAATLIGIDTLRRGGSAIDAAIAINAALGFLEPTANGIGGDAYCLMWDPKQRKVVGLNGSGASPRGLSLETARPRAIDGYLPRYGAVTVNVPGAVDAWWSAHQRYGKLPWKEVLLPVAELCEQGAPVPQVIAYYLERNMAAFDRGRIPIEENDNRKRIWAAGGATPKVGEMFANPWLGKTLRMIAEGGRDAFYDGPIADSIEAYFKRIGGWMTRADMAAHHTEWVEPIQTNYRGVDVFGLGPNTQGLSTNQILNICEQFDLKAMGFQSAASLHVQAEAKRLAFEDRARWFADERFSKTPVEWLNSKAYAAERARLIRPDRVMDRVMPGDAPHHGDTTYFSVADSDGMMVSWIQSNYRGMGSGLAPDDGSAPLGFMFQDRGELFALTDGHPNLYAPGKRPFQTIIPGFAVKDGEPWMAFGVMGGAMQPQGQAQIIINMVDYGLEPQAAGDAPRWQHYGSSEPTGQPQEGTGVLHLESGVPEATKAHLRAMGWTLGEPDGGFGGYQNVMKQMNPGGRWTYGAATEMRKDGVALAY from the coding sequence ATGCGTCGTCGCACCTTCCTGTCCGCCCTGCCCGTCGGGGTGCTGGCGGCGAACACGGCCCAGGCGCAGCAGCCGAGCGCCACCCCCGTTTCGCCCTCCCCCGTTCCGCCCTCCCCTGCCCAACCGGCCGACCCTTACGCAGGGATCGGCATCGGCGACCGGATCAGCGGGCCGAAGTTCATGGGACGCTCGACCGTCTGGGGCGCGAACGGGGCGGCGGCGACGGCCCATCCGGCCGCCACTCTGATCGGTATCGACACCTTGAGGCGCGGCGGATCGGCCATCGACGCGGCCATCGCCATAAACGCCGCCCTGGGTTTTCTGGAGCCGACGGCCAACGGCATCGGCGGCGACGCCTATTGCCTGATGTGGGACCCGAAACAGCGGAAGGTCGTGGGCCTGAACGGCTCGGGCGCCAGTCCGCGCGGGCTGAGCCTGGAAACCGCGCGGCCCAGGGCCATCGACGGCTATCTGCCCCGCTATGGCGCCGTGACGGTGAACGTGCCCGGCGCGGTCGACGCCTGGTGGAGCGCGCACCAGCGGTATGGAAAACTGCCGTGGAAGGAGGTGCTGCTGCCGGTCGCCGAGCTGTGCGAACAGGGCGCGCCCGTGCCCCAGGTCATCGCCTACTATCTGGAACGCAACATGGCCGCCTTCGACCGGGGCCGGATTCCGATCGAGGAAAACGACAACCGCAAACGCATCTGGGCCGCCGGCGGGGCGACGCCAAAGGTGGGCGAGATGTTCGCCAACCCCTGGCTGGGCAAGACGCTGCGGATGATCGCCGAGGGCGGACGCGACGCCTTCTACGACGGCCCCATCGCCGACAGCATCGAGGCCTATTTCAAGCGGATCGGCGGCTGGATGACCCGCGCCGACATGGCCGCCCACCACACCGAATGGGTCGAGCCGATCCAGACCAACTATCGCGGCGTGGACGTCTTCGGCCTGGGGCCGAATACGCAGGGGCTGTCGACCAACCAGATCCTGAACATCTGCGAACAGTTCGATCTGAAGGCCATGGGGTTCCAGTCCGCCGCCTCGCTGCACGTCCAGGCCGAGGCCAAGCGGCTGGCGTTCGAGGACCGGGCCCGCTGGTTCGCCGATGAGCGATTCTCGAAGACCCCGGTCGAATGGCTGAACTCCAAGGCCTATGCCGCCGAACGCGCCAGGCTGATCCGACCCGACCGGGTCATGGACCGCGTCATGCCGGGCGACGCCCCGCACCATGGCGACACCACCTATTTCAGCGTCGCCGACAGCGACGGGATGATGGTCAGCTGGATTCAGTCCAACTATCGCGGCATGGGATCGGGCCTGGCGCCGGACGACGGGTCGGCGCCGCTGGGCTTCATGTTCCAGGATCGGGGCGAACTGTTCGCCCTGACCGACGGCCATCCGAACCTCTATGCGCCGGGCAAGCGGCCGTTCCAGACCATCATTCCCGGTTTCGCGGTCAAGGACGGCGAGCCGTGGATGGCGTTCGGCGTCATGGGCGGCGCCATGCAGCCCCAGGGCCAGGCTCAGATCATCATCAATATGGTCGATTACGGGCTGGAGCCGCAGGCGGCGGGCGACGCCCCGCGCTGGCAGCACTATGGCTCGTCCGAACCGACCGGCCAGCCGCAGGAGGGGACCGGGGTGCTGCATCTGGAAAGCGGCGTGCCCGAGGCGACCAAGGCCCATCTGCGCGCCATGGGCTGGACCCTGGGCGAACCGGACGGCGGGTTCGGCGGCTATCAGAACGTGATGAAACAGATGAACCCCGGCGGCCGCTGGACCTATGGGGCGGCGACCGAGATGCGCAAGGACGGCGTCGCCCTGGCCTATTGA
- a CDS encoding biopolymer transporter ExbD codes for MAAKIGGSGGDKHTIEQTADINITPFIDILLVLMIIFMVAAPMATVSIRLDLPPAQPPVNPTKEKEPVYITIQENGQLFLSDKQTSIDNLPTDVCTALGGGACQEERVFVRAQPEVKYKQFMEVMNKMQENGFFKVGLLNEDIS; via the coding sequence ATGGCTGCGAAGATCGGCGGTTCCGGCGGGGACAAGCACACGATCGAACAGACGGCGGATATCAACATCACGCCGTTCATCGACATTCTGCTGGTGCTGATGATCATCTTCATGGTCGCCGCGCCGATGGCGACCGTCTCCATCCGTCTGGACCTGCCGCCGGCGCAGCCGCCGGTGAACCCGACCAAGGAAAAGGAGCCGGTGTACATCACCATCCAGGAAAACGGTCAGCTGTTCCTGTCGGACAAGCAAACCTCGATCGACAACCTGCCCACCGACGTCTGCACCGCCCTGGGCGGCGGCGCCTGCCAGGAAGAACGCGTGTTCGTCCGCGCCCAGCCGGAAGTGAAGTACAAGCAGTTCATGGAAGTCATGAACAAGATGCAGGAGAACGGCTTCTTCAAGGTCGGCCTGCTGAACGAAGACATCAGCTAA
- the folE gene encoding GTP cyclohydrolase I FolE yields MSVIPAKPVLVADAPKSADVARPSREQALEAVRTLIAWAGDNPERPGLVDTPKRVVDAYGEWFDGYDADAAKELSRTFEDVTGYDDMVILRDIEVESHCEHHMAPFLGKAYVAYLPGEKVVGISKLARVVEIYARRLQNQETLTNDIIDAIESHLQPRGVAVMLDAEHQCMTTRGVHHRHVSTITTRFTGAFKDDPALMDRFLKLAKA; encoded by the coding sequence ATGAGCGTCATCCCCGCCAAGCCCGTCCTCGTCGCCGACGCACCCAAGTCCGCTGATGTTGCACGTCCGTCGCGCGAACAGGCGCTGGAGGCGGTGCGGACCCTGATCGCCTGGGCCGGCGATAATCCCGAACGCCCGGGCCTGGTGGATACGCCAAAGCGGGTCGTGGACGCTTATGGCGAATGGTTCGACGGCTACGACGCCGATGCGGCCAAGGAACTGAGCCGGACGTTCGAGGACGTGACGGGATACGACGACATGGTCATCCTGCGCGACATCGAGGTGGAGAGCCATTGCGAGCACCACATGGCCCCCTTCCTGGGCAAGGCCTATGTCGCCTATCTGCCCGGCGAGAAGGTGGTGGGGATCTCCAAGCTGGCGCGCGTGGTCGAGATCTATGCGCGGCGCCTGCAGAATCAGGAAACTCTGACCAACGACATCATCGACGCCATCGAATCGCACCTGCAGCCGCGCGGCGTGGCGGTGATGCTGGACGCCGAACACCAGTGCATGACCACGCGCGGGGTGCATCACCGGCATGTTTCGACCATCACCACCCGCTTCACCGGCGCCTTCAAGGATGATCCTGCCCTGATGGACCGTTTTCTGAAGCTGGCGAAGGCCTGA
- the cysS gene encoding cysteine--tRNA ligase: MPLHIHDTLRREKRLFEPRNKDRVTLYVCGPTVYDYAHIGNARPPVVFDVLVRLLRRTYGADHVIYARNVTDVDDKINQKAAREGVPIGEVTARYEAAYLADMGLLNVSPPDIAPHVTDHIPAIVAQIQAIVDAGCAYAAEGHVLFDVSSYKAYGALSGRNLDDMIAGARVEVAPYKKNPQDFVLWKPSKADEPSWPSPWGEGRPGWHIECSAMIEQNLGLPIDIHGGGIDLVFPHHENEIAQGVCAHGHAHGDNAHDEYARYWMHNGFLTVDAEKMSKSVGNVLLLHDLVQAMPGEVVRWALLSAHYRQPLDWNQGLLDQSRKNLDRLYGVLRDADAALADFDAATLDEAERELAENALNPVLDALEDDLNTPGAIAQLFGLGAALRDLLNDAEADINDIAMARWSLAEAAGLLGVLALTPDVWFEGGDPALKAEVEALLDQRAAARAAKDWPEADRIRDRLNALNVIVMDGPDGATWRMKG, translated from the coding sequence ATGCCGCTGCACATCCACGACACCCTGCGCCGTGAAAAGCGCCTGTTCGAACCCCGGAACAAGGATCGTGTGACCCTCTATGTCTGCGGCCCGACCGTCTATGACTACGCCCATATCGGCAATGCGCGTCCGCCGGTGGTGTTCGACGTGCTGGTGCGGCTGCTGCGCCGGACCTATGGCGCCGACCATGTGATCTATGCCCGCAACGTCACCGACGTGGATGACAAGATCAATCAGAAGGCCGCGCGTGAAGGCGTGCCCATCGGAGAAGTCACCGCCCGCTACGAGGCCGCCTATCTGGCCGACATGGGCCTGCTGAACGTGTCGCCGCCCGACATCGCCCCCCACGTCACCGACCATATCCCCGCCATCGTCGCCCAGATCCAGGCCATCGTGGATGCGGGCTGCGCCTATGCCGCCGAGGGGCACGTCCTGTTCGATGTCTCGTCCTACAAGGCTTACGGCGCCCTGTCGGGGCGGAATCTGGATGACATGATCGCCGGCGCCCGCGTCGAGGTCGCCCCCTATAAGAAGAACCCTCAGGACTTCGTCCTGTGGAAGCCGTCCAAGGCGGACGAGCCGTCCTGGCCTTCGCCCTGGGGGGAGGGACGCCCCGGCTGGCACATCGAATGCTCGGCCATGATCGAGCAGAACCTGGGCCTGCCCATCGACATCCACGGCGGCGGCATCGACCTGGTCTTCCCCCACCATGAGAACGAGATCGCGCAAGGGGTCTGCGCCCACGGCCATGCCCACGGCGACAACGCCCATGACGAATACGCCCGCTACTGGATGCACAACGGCTTCCTGACCGTGGACGCCGAGAAGATGTCCAAGTCGGTCGGCAACGTCCTGCTGCTGCACGACCTGGTTCAGGCCATGCCGGGCGAGGTCGTCCGCTGGGCGCTGTTGTCGGCCCACTATCGCCAGCCCCTGGACTGGAACCAGGGCCTGCTGGATCAGAGCCGCAAGAACCTGGACCGCCTGTACGGCGTGCTGCGCGACGCTGACGCCGCCCTGGCCGACTTCGACGCGGCCACCCTGGACGAGGCCGAGAGGGAACTGGCCGAGAACGCCCTCAATCCGGTGCTGGACGCGCTTGAGGACGACCTCAACACGCCAGGCGCCATCGCCCAGCTGTTCGGTCTCGGCGCCGCCCTGCGCGACCTGCTGAACGACGCCGAGGCCGACATCAACGACATCGCCATGGCCCGCTGGAGCCTGGCCGAAGCCGCCGGCCTGCTGGGCGTGCTGGCCCTGACGCCGGATGTCTGGTTCGAGGGCGGCGATCCCGCCCTGAAGGCCGAGGTCGAAGCTTTGCTGGACCAACGCGCCGCCGCCCGCGCCGCCAAGGACTGGCCCGAGGCCGACCGTATCCGCGACCGCCTGAACGCCCTGAACGTCATCGTCATGGACGGCCCGGACGGCGCCACGTGGCGGATGAAGGGGTAA